TCGGCGGCGTCTTCCGCGTCACCGACGGGCTGCAGAAGGACTTCGGCGAGGACCGGGTCATCGACTCGCCGCTGGCCGAGTCCGGCATCGTCGGCACCGCGATCGGGCTGGCGCTGCGGGGCTACCGGCCGGTGGTGGAGATCCAGTTCGACGGGTTCGTCTTCCCCGCGTACGACCAGATCGTCACGCAGCTCGCGAAGATGCACGCGCGGGCGCTGGGCAGGGTCAAGCTGCCGGTCGTCATCCGGATCCCCTACGGCGGCGGCATCGGCGCGGTCGAGCACCACAGCGAGTCGCCGGAGGCGCTGTTCGCGCACGTGGCGGGGCTGAAGTGCGTCTCGCCCTCGACGCCGGCGGACGCGTACTGGATGCTCCAGCAGGCCATCCACAGCGACGACCCGGTGATCTTCTTCGAGCCCAAGCGGCGCTACTGGGACAAGGGCGAGGTCAACACCTCCGCGATCCCCGGCCCGCTGCACGAGGCGCGGGTCGCCCGGGAGGGCACGGACCTCACGCTCGCCGCGTACGGGCCGATGGTGAAGACGTGTCTGGAGGTCGCCTCCGCGGCCGCGGAGGAGGGCACGTCGCTGGAGGTCGTGGACCTGCGGTCGATGTCGCCGATCGACTTCGACACCCTGCAGCGCTCGGTGGAGAAGACCGGCAGGCTGGTCGTCGTGCACGAGGCCCCGGTGTTCTACGGGTCCGGCGGGGAGATCGCCGCACGCATCACGGAGCGGTGCTTCTACCATCTGGAGGCCCCGGTGCTGCGCGTCGGCGGCTTCCATGCGCCGTACCCGCCGGCGAGGCTGGAGGAGGAGTACCTCCCCAACCTGGACCGGGTGCTCGATGCCGTCGACCGCGCGCTTGCGTACTGAACAGGGAGCGTGTCCGTGACCATGAGCAACACCGCGCGCCTCCGCGAGTTCAGGCTGCCCGACGTGGGTGAGGGCCTGACCGAGGCGGAGATCCTCAAGTGGTACGTCCAGCCTGGCGACGCCGTGCACGACGGCATGGTGGTGTGCGAGGTGGAGACGGCGAAGGCGGCCGTCGAGCTGCCGATCCCGTACGACGGGGTGGTGCAGGAGATCCGCTTCGCCGAGGGCGACACGGTCGACGTCGGTACGCCGATCATCGCCGTCGACACGGAACCCGGGGCGGCCCCGGAAGCCGGGGAGCCCGCCGGCGGGACGGAGGCGGCGTCCGACGCCGCCGCCGCGCCGGACGGCGGTGACGCCGCGGCGGCCGGCGACGCCCCCAAGCGGGAGCCGGTGCTCGTCGGCTACGGCGTGGCGCAGGGCTCGACGAAGCGCCGGCCGCGCAAGCCGCAGCCCGGCGCCGAGGCATCGGCGTCGATCCAGGGCGAGTTGAACGGCCGGGCGGCACCGCCGCCGGCGCCGCAGGCGCCCGGCGGCCCGGCCGGTACCGGCACGGCTGCCCCCGCGGTCGGCCACGGGGCCACCGCCGCGGGCGGCACGGACATGCCGAGAGCGCACGTCTCCACCGCGGAGCCGGCCGCGCCCGCAGCCGCGGCACCCGACGCGCCCGCCGCCGGCGGTCGCGTGCTCGCCAAGCCGCCCGTGCGCAAGCTCGCCAAGGACCTCGGCGTCGACCTCGCCGCCGTCGTCCCCACCGGCGACGGCGGCGTCATCACCCGTGACGACGTCCACGCCGCCGCGGCCCCGGCGCCGGCCGCGCCCGCGCAGCCCGTACCGGCCGCCGAGCCCGCCGCCCACCCGGCCCCCGCCGCGGAACCCGCGACCACCGCCCGCGAGACCCGGATCCCCATCAAGGGCGTCCGCAAGGCCACCGCCCAGGCGATGGTCGCGAGCGCCTTCACCGCGCCGCACGTCACGGAGTTCGTCACCGTCGACGTCACCCGCACGATGAACCTCGTACGGGAGCTGAAGGAGGACCCCGATCTCGCCGGGCTGCGGATCAACCCGCTGCTGATCGTCGCCAAGGCCCTGCTGCTGGCGATCCGGCGCAACCCCGAGGTCAACTCCGCCTGGGACGAGGAGCGTCAGGAGATCGTCCGCAGGCACTACGTGAACCTCGGCATCGCCGCGGCCACCCCCCGCGGCCTGATCGTGCCGAACATCAAGGACGCGCACGCCAGATCGCTGCCCGAGCTGGCCACCGAGCTGGCCGGGCTGGTGGCCACCGCCCGCGAGGGCAGGACCACGCCGGAGGCGATGCAGAACGGCTCGGTGACCATCACCAACGTCGGCGTCTTCGGCATCGACACCGGCACGCCGATCCTCAACCCCGGCGAGCCGGCGATCCTCGCCTTCGGCGCGATCAAGCAGCAGCCGTGGGTGCACAAGGGCAAGGTCAAGCCGCGGCACGTGACGACGCTCGCGCTCTCGTTCGACCACCGGCTGGTCGACGGAGAGTTGGGCTCGAAGGTGCTCGCGGACGTCGCGGCGGTCCTGGAGCGGCCGAAGCGGCTGCTCACCTGGGGCTGACCCCCGGCAAGGCGCACGCCCCCGGTCCCGTTCCCACGGGCCCCGGGGGCGTGCGCGTGCGTACGTACCCGTCTACTCCTGTCCCGCATCGCGGACGGCGGCCACGTACGCATACCTGTTGTATCTATGCTGTGCGCATGCCGCCGAGCCCCGCCGCCCCCGCCAAGCCCGCGCCCGCCGCCGACCGCGTCTACGCCCACGTCAAACAAGGCGTGCTGGAACGGCGTTACGAGGGCGGCACGATGCTCACCGAGGGCGAGCTGGCCGACGCCGTCGGCGTCTCCCGCACGCCCGTGCGCGAGGCGCTGCTGCGGCTGCAGGCCGAGGGGCTGCTGGAGCTGTACCCGAAGAAGGGCGCGTTCGTCCTGCCCGTCTCCGCGCAGGAGATCGCCGACGTCGTCGAGACCCGGATGCTCGTCGAGGAGCACGCCGCCCGCCGGTCCGTGCCCGCGCCCGCCGCGCTGCTCACCCGGCTCGAAGAGCTGCTGGAGGAGCAGCGCCGGCACGTGGAGGCCGACGACCGTGCCGCCGCGTCCGTCACCGACCGCTGCTTCCACGCCGAGATCGTCCGCAACGCGGGCAACGCCATCCTCGTCCGCCTCTACGACCAACTCCGCGACCGCCAGCTCCGCATGGGCGTCGCGCTCATGAACGCCCAGCCCGACCGCATGCGCCGCTCGCTCGCCGAGCACGCCGAGATCCTCCAGGCGCTGCGCAGCGGCAGCGCCGACACCGCCGCCGCCGCGGTGCACGGCCACGTCGCCTCCGTACGGGACCTGCTCCGCGGGGACCTGCGGTGACCGCCGTGCGCGAGGGGGGCGGCCGCGGCCTGCCCGGCGACCCGCCCGGCGGCCTGACGGCCGCCGCCATGTGGAGCCTCGGCGTCGCCGTCTACTTCGTCGCCGTCACGTACCGTACGAGCCTGGGCGTCGCCGGCATCGACGCCGCCGAGCGCTTCGACGTGGGCGCCTCCGCCCTGTCGGGCTTCTCCATACTCCAGCTCCTCGTCTACGCCGGGATGCAGATCCCCGTCGGCCTGCTCGTCGACCGGCTCGGCACGCGCCGGGTGCTGGCGATGGGCATCGTGCTCTACACGGCGGGGCAGTTCGGCTTCGCGCTCTCCGGCACGTACGGCACCGCCCTCGCCTCCCGCGCGCTGCTCGGCTGCGGCGACGCGATGACGTTCATCAGCATCCTGCGGCTGGGCGCGCGCTGGTTCCCGGCCCGCCGCGGGCCGCTGATAGCGCAGCTCGCGGGGCTCGTGGGGATGGCGGGCAACCTGGTCTCGACGCTCGTAATCTCCCGCATGCTCCAGGAGTTCGGCTGGACCCCGACCTTCGCGGGCAGCGCGGTGGCCGGCGCGGTCATGCTCGTCCTCGTCCTGCTCTTCCTGCGCGACCAGCCCCGCGACTACGTGCCCCCGCCCCCCGAGGGCCACCACGGCCGCGGCATCAGGGCGCAGATAGCCGGCGCCTGGCGCGAGCCGGGCACCCGGCTGGGCTTCTGGGTGCACTTCACCACCCAGTTCCCGGCGATGGTCTTCCTGCTGCTGTGGGGGCTGCCGTTCCTCGTCGAGGCCCAGGGCGCGAGCCGCGCCGAGGCCGGCCAACTGCTGACGC
The Streptomyces sp. CNQ-509 DNA segment above includes these coding regions:
- a CDS encoding alpha-ketoacid dehydrogenase subunit beta; amino-acid sequence: MAVEKMALAKAINASLRTAMEDDAKVLVIGEDVGKLGGVFRVTDGLQKDFGEDRVIDSPLAESGIVGTAIGLALRGYRPVVEIQFDGFVFPAYDQIVTQLAKMHARALGRVKLPVVIRIPYGGGIGAVEHHSESPEALFAHVAGLKCVSPSTPADAYWMLQQAIHSDDPVIFFEPKRRYWDKGEVNTSAIPGPLHEARVAREGTDLTLAAYGPMVKTCLEVASAAAEEGTSLEVVDLRSMSPIDFDTLQRSVEKTGRLVVVHEAPVFYGSGGEIAARITERCFYHLEAPVLRVGGFHAPYPPARLEEEYLPNLDRVLDAVDRALAY
- a CDS encoding dihydrolipoamide acetyltransferase family protein, producing the protein MSNTARLREFRLPDVGEGLTEAEILKWYVQPGDAVHDGMVVCEVETAKAAVELPIPYDGVVQEIRFAEGDTVDVGTPIIAVDTEPGAAPEAGEPAGGTEAASDAAAAPDGGDAAAAGDAPKREPVLVGYGVAQGSTKRRPRKPQPGAEASASIQGELNGRAAPPPAPQAPGGPAGTGTAAPAVGHGATAAGGTDMPRAHVSTAEPAAPAAAAPDAPAAGGRVLAKPPVRKLAKDLGVDLAAVVPTGDGGVITRDDVHAAAAPAPAAPAQPVPAAEPAAHPAPAAEPATTARETRIPIKGVRKATAQAMVASAFTAPHVTEFVTVDVTRTMNLVRELKEDPDLAGLRINPLLIVAKALLLAIRRNPEVNSAWDEERQEIVRRHYVNLGIAAATPRGLIVPNIKDAHARSLPELATELAGLVATAREGRTTPEAMQNGSVTITNVGVFGIDTGTPILNPGEPAILAFGAIKQQPWVHKGKVKPRHVTTLALSFDHRLVDGELGSKVLADVAAVLERPKRLLTWG
- a CDS encoding GntR family transcriptional regulator encodes the protein MPPSPAAPAKPAPAADRVYAHVKQGVLERRYEGGTMLTEGELADAVGVSRTPVREALLRLQAEGLLELYPKKGAFVLPVSAQEIADVVETRMLVEEHAARRSVPAPAALLTRLEELLEEQRRHVEADDRAAASVTDRCFHAEIVRNAGNAILVRLYDQLRDRQLRMGVALMNAQPDRMRRSLAEHAEILQALRSGSADTAAAAVHGHVASVRDLLRGDLR
- a CDS encoding nitrate/nitrite transporter — translated: MWSLGVAVYFVAVTYRTSLGVAGIDAAERFDVGASALSGFSILQLLVYAGMQIPVGLLVDRLGTRRVLAMGIVLYTAGQFGFALSGTYGTALASRALLGCGDAMTFISILRLGARWFPARRGPLIAQLAGLVGMAGNLVSTLVISRMLQEFGWTPTFAGSAVAGAVMLVLVLLFLRDQPRDYVPPPPEGHHGRGIRAQIAGAWREPGTRLGFWVHFTTQFPAMVFLLLWGLPFLVEAQGASRAEAGQLLTLLVLSNMAVGLVYGQLVARHHAARLPLALGTVAATALVWGTVLSWPGAHAPGWLLVVLCCVLGACGPASMIGFDFARPANPPERLGTASGIVNMGGFTASITTLLAVGLLLDATGDRYGIAFASIFVLQILGITQMLRLRRRAHRRERERLVASRVSAVHVPA